CGCTCGCGGTCGGCTCGCCGGCGGAGTTGCGCGACCTGCCGCCGGAGCTGGACGGGGGGAACCGCCCGTGATCCCGGTCGCCAACCCCGACGTCGGCGCCGACGAGCGCGAGGGCGTCCTCCGCGTGCTCGAGTCGGGCCAACTCGCCGACGGCGAGGAGGTCCGCGCGTTCGAGCGCGAGTTCGCCCGCTTCTGTGGCACCGACCACGCGGTCGCGACGACGAACGGGACGACCGCCCTCCACGCAGCCTTCGAGGCGCTCGGTATCGGCGAGGGCGACGCGGTCGTCACCACGCCGTTCTCGTTCGTCGCGAGCGCCAACAGCGTCCGCCACGCGGGTGCGGAACCGGTGTTCGCCGACGTCGAGGCGGACACCCTGAACCTCGACCCCGAGCGGGTCGCCGAGGTGCTCGACGAGCGCGACGACGTGGCCGCCATCCTCGCGGTCCACCTGTACGGCATGCCCGCGGACGTGGCGCCGCTGCGCGAACTCGCCGACGAACACGACGTGTTCCTCGTCGAGGACGCCGCACAGGCCCACGGCGCCGAGTACGAGGGGGAGACGGTCGGCTCGCTCGGCGACGCCGCCTGCTTCTCCTTCTACCCGACGAAGAACATGACCAGCGGCGAGGGCGGGATGATCACCACCGACGACCCCGAGGTCGCCGAGCGTGCCCGGCGCTTCTGCGACCACGGCCGCACCGTCGGCTACCGCCACGGCTCGGTCGGCCACAACTTCCGCATGACGAGCCTCTGTGCGGCGATCGGCCGCGCACAGTTGCGGAAGCTCTCGGAGTACAACCTCGCCCGCCGCGGCAACGCGGCGTACCTCTCCGACCGGCTGGCCGACGGTCCCGTCGAGCCGCCGACCGAACCGCCGGGTCGCCGCTCGGTGTTCCACCAGTACACGGTGCGGTCGGACCACCGCGACCTGCTGGAGGCACACCTCGCGGACTGCGACGTCGGCTCGGCGGTGTACTACCCGCTGCCGATCCACGAACAGCCGGCGTACCCGGACGTCGACGCGGACCTGCCGGTCGCCGAGCGCGAGAGCGACCGGGTGTTGTCGCTGCCGGTCCACCCGTCGCTGTCCACCGACGAGTTGGAACGCGTCGTCGAGGCGGTCCGTTCGTTCGAGACGTCCGAGCGGGTGCCCGAAGCGACCGCGGGCGAGCGGGTGGACTCGTGAGCGTCGACAACGGCCACCGGCCGGAGGCGACCCGGGAGACCGCCGGGCCGACCCGCGTCGGCGTGGTCGGCGTCGGCAGCATGGGTCGCAACCACGCCCGCGTCTACCGCGAACTCGCCGACGCCGAACTGGTCGGCGTCGCCGACATGGACACGGAGGCGGCCGAGCGTGTCGCCCGCGAGTACGGCACCTCGGCGTACGACACCGAGGACCTGCTCGACGCCGTCGACGCCGTGAGCGTCGCGGTGCCGACCTCCGCGCACGCGGCGGTGGTCGAGCAGTGTGTCGACGCGGGCGTCCACGCGCTCGTCGAGAAGCCGTTCGTGGACGACACCGCCGTCGGCCGCGACCTCGCCGACCGCGCGGAGTCCGCGGGCGTGACCCTCCAGGTCGGCCACGTCGAGCGGTTCAACCCGGCCGTCCGCACCCTGATGCGCATCCTCCCCGACCTCGACGTCGTCGCCGTCGACGCCCGCCGGCTCGGGCCGCCGGTGGCCCGCTCGCTCGACGGGACGGTCGTCTCCGACCTCATGATCCACGACATCGACGTCGTGAACGCCGTCACCGACGCGCGCCCGGGGATGATCGGGGCGACCGGCGCCGCCGACGGCGACTACGCCACCGCCCAGTGCGTGTACGAGGACGGCACCGTCGCCTCCTTCACCGCCAGCCGGATCACCCGACGGAAGGTCCGCCGGCTGGAGATCACCGCCCGGCAGTGTCTCGTCGTCGTCGACTACCTCGCCCAGACGGTCGAGATCCACCGCAGCGAGGTGCCCGAGTACGTCGAGGAGGACGGCACGGTGCGCCACCGCACCGAGAGCGTCGTCGAACGCCCGTTCGTCGAGACCGGCGAGCCGCTGAAAGCGGAGTTGGGCGCGTTCGTCGAGGCGGTGCGCGAGGGCACCGAACCGCTCGTCACCGCTGCCGACGGGCTGGCGGCCGTCGACCTCGCGCGCCAGATCGAGTCGATCATCGGGATGGAGGACGCCATCGCCGCCTCCAAGGAGGTGAACCGATGAGCGAGCGCGCGGAGCTGTCGCAGCCGCTGTACGGGAGCGACCGCCCCGAGTCGGCACAGCGCGAGGCGTTCGGGTCGGGCGAGTTCCCCGTCGCCGTGTACGGGCTGGGGAAGATGGGACTCCCCATCGCGACGGTGTTCGGCGAGGCCACCGGCGCCGTCACCGGGGTCGACGTCGACGAGTCCGTCGTCGACACGATCAACGACGGCGACTGTCACGTGACCAACGAGCCGGGACTCCCCGAGGCCGTCGCCGACCTCGTCGACGCGGGGTCGCTGTCGGCGACGACGGACGCGGTGCGGGCGGCCGAGCAGGCCCGTATCCACGTCGTCATCGTCCCGACACTCGTCACCGAGGACGACCGACCCGACACCTCCGTCGTCACGTCGGTCGCCCGCGACGTCGCCCGCGGACTGTCGCCGGGGGATCTGGTGTGCATCGAGTCGACGCTGCCGCCGCGGACGTGTCGCGACGTGGTCGCCCCGCTGCTCCGCTACGAGAGCGGACTCGACGGCGACGACTTCGGGCTGGCCTTCTGCCCCGAGCGGACGAAGAGCGGCCGCGCGCTCGCGGACGTCCGCGGCACCCACCCGAAGGTCGTCGGCGGCATCGACGCCGAGTCGACCCGCGCGGCCGAACTCGTGTACGGGGAGCTGACGACGAACCGGGTGATCCCCGTCTCCGACACCACGACCGCGGAGGCGGTGAAGGTGTTCGAGGGGCTGTACCGCGACGTGAACCTCGCGCTGGCCAACGAACTGGCGCGGTTCACCGACGAACTCGACATCGACGTGCGCGAGGCCATCGAGACGGCCAACACCCAGCCGTACTGCGACATCCACATGCCCGGCCCGGGCGTGGGCGGCCACTGCATCCCGTACTACCCGTACTTCGTGCTCAACTGGCTGGAGACGCCGGCGCCGCTGCTGGCGACGGCCCGGGAGGTGAACGACGCGACGCCCGCCCACGTCGTCGGGCTGCTGGAGGGGAAACTCGACGGCCACGGGAAGACCCTCGGCGGGTCGACGGTCGTCGTGCTCGGACTCACCTACCGCGGGGGCGTCGCCGAGACGCGCGCCAGCCCGGCCATCGACATCTGCCGGACGCTCGCCGACCGCGGCGCCACCGTGTACGCGAGCGACCCGCTCGTCGACGCCGAGGGCGTCCCCGCGACGTGGGTCCACCACGACGAGGTGGGACAGATCGACGCCGACGCCGTGATCCTCGCGACCGACCACGAGGAGTTCGAGTCGCTCGACTGGCGCTCGTTCCCGCGCTCGTCGGTCGTCATCGACACTCACGACGTGCTCGACGCCGACCGGATCGGCCGCGACGTGTACGTCGTCGGGAGGGGGGACTGAATGCCCGACGGCTTCACCACCGAGGCGTACGTCGACCTGCTCGACGCGGCGGAGTCGGCGGGGTACGCGTTCCTCACGGTCGCGGAGTACCTCCGGACCGCCCCCGACGACCGCCCCGCCCGCTACCTGATCCTCCGCCA
The sequence above is a segment of the Halobaculum lipolyticum genome. Coding sequences within it:
- a CDS encoding DegT/DnrJ/EryC1/StrS family aminotransferase, which codes for MIPVANPDVGADEREGVLRVLESGQLADGEEVRAFEREFARFCGTDHAVATTNGTTALHAAFEALGIGEGDAVVTTPFSFVASANSVRHAGAEPVFADVEADTLNLDPERVAEVLDERDDVAAILAVHLYGMPADVAPLRELADEHDVFLVEDAAQAHGAEYEGETVGSLGDAACFSFYPTKNMTSGEGGMITTDDPEVAERARRFCDHGRTVGYRHGSVGHNFRMTSLCAAIGRAQLRKLSEYNLARRGNAAYLSDRLADGPVEPPTEPPGRRSVFHQYTVRSDHRDLLEAHLADCDVGSAVYYPLPIHEQPAYPDVDADLPVAERESDRVLSLPVHPSLSTDELERVVEAVRSFETSERVPEATAGERVDS
- a CDS encoding Gfo/Idh/MocA family oxidoreductase; this encodes MSVDNGHRPEATRETAGPTRVGVVGVGSMGRNHARVYRELADAELVGVADMDTEAAERVAREYGTSAYDTEDLLDAVDAVSVAVPTSAHAAVVEQCVDAGVHALVEKPFVDDTAVGRDLADRAESAGVTLQVGHVERFNPAVRTLMRILPDLDVVAVDARRLGPPVARSLDGTVVSDLMIHDIDVVNAVTDARPGMIGATGAADGDYATAQCVYEDGTVASFTASRITRRKVRRLEITARQCLVVVDYLAQTVEIHRSEVPEYVEEDGTVRHRTESVVERPFVETGEPLKAELGAFVEAVREGTEPLVTAADGLAAVDLARQIESIIGMEDAIAASKEVNR
- a CDS encoding nucleotide sugar dehydrogenase, giving the protein MSERAELSQPLYGSDRPESAQREAFGSGEFPVAVYGLGKMGLPIATVFGEATGAVTGVDVDESVVDTINDGDCHVTNEPGLPEAVADLVDAGSLSATTDAVRAAEQARIHVVIVPTLVTEDDRPDTSVVTSVARDVARGLSPGDLVCIESTLPPRTCRDVVAPLLRYESGLDGDDFGLAFCPERTKSGRALADVRGTHPKVVGGIDAESTRAAELVYGELTTNRVIPVSDTTTAEAVKVFEGLYRDVNLALANELARFTDELDIDVREAIETANTQPYCDIHMPGPGVGGHCIPYYPYFVLNWLETPAPLLATAREVNDATPAHVVGLLEGKLDGHGKTLGGSTVVVLGLTYRGGVAETRASPAIDICRTLADRGATVYASDPLVDAEGVPATWVHHDEVGQIDADAVILATDHEEFESLDWRSFPRSSVVIDTHDVLDADRIGRDVYVVGRGD